In one Arachis duranensis cultivar V14167 chromosome 9, aradu.V14167.gnm2.J7QH, whole genome shotgun sequence genomic region, the following are encoded:
- the LOC107464848 gene encoding auxin-binding protein ABP20-like, with amino-acid sequence MSLIDSFSHNKMWSNIFLFALLFSTYNNVAVQSFCVADLKGAQTPEGFLCKPPTSVKVDDFILSGLKPPTTPPSSNSSKITLTPAFVQQIPGLNGLGFAVARLDMDVGGVVPLHSHPDASEMLIIVRGTVTAGFIAADNSVFVKRLRSGDVMVLPQGLLHFQLNSGNGKALVHLAFSSSNPSTQLLDVALFGSNLNSDLITKTTLLDLSEVKKLKAVFGGSG; translated from the coding sequence ATGTCATTGATTGATTCATTCTCACATAACAAAATGTGGAGCAATATCTTCCTCTTTGCTCTTCTGTTTTCCACTTACAATAATGTTGCAGTCCAAAGCTTTTGCGTTGCAGATCTGAAGGGAGCACAAACCCCTGAAGGGTTCCTTTGCAAGCCACCCACTTCAGTAAAAGTGGATGACTTCATTCTCTCCGGCCTAAAACCTCCCACCACCCCGCCCTCATCCAACTCTTCCAAGATCACACTAACCCCCGCATTTGTCCAGCAAATCCCTGGCCTTAACGGCCTGGGATTCGCCGTGGCGCGGTTGGACATGGATGTAGGGGGTGTAGTTCCATTGCATTCTCACCCAGATGCCTCTGAGATGCTCATAATAGTGCGTGGAACCGTGACTGCTGGATTCATAGCAGCTGATAATTCTGTTTTCGTGAAGAGATTGAGAAGCGGTGACGTCATGGTTTTGCCACAAGGGTTGTTACATTTTCAGTTGAATTCTGGAAATGGAAAAGCCCTAGTTCATCTCGCTTTTAGTAGCTCAAATCCGAGTACACAGCTTCTTGATGTTGCGTTGTTTGGTAGCAACTTGAATTCTGATTTGATCACCAAGACTACGTTACTTGATCTTTCTGAAGTAAAGAAGCTCAAGGCTGTTTTTGGTGGCAGTGGATAA